TGGCGACGATGCACAGCAGTTGCAGCAGGTGGTTCTGCACCATGTCGCGCAGCGCGCCGACGCCGTCGTAGAAATCGCCGCGCTTTTCCACGCCGAGCTGCTCGGCAATGGTGATCTGCACGTCCTTGATCCACTCGCGGCGCCACAGCGGCTCGAACAGCGCGTTGCCGAAGCGGATTGCCATCAGGTTCTGGACGGACTCTTTCCCGAGGTAGTGATCGATCCGGTAGATCTGGTCTTCGGCAAAGAACTCGGCCACGGCCGAGTTGATGCGCTCGTTCGACGCGAGATCAGTGCCCAGCGGCTTTTCCAGCACCAGCCGCACATTCGGCGTATTCAGCCCGACACGGGCAAGCTGCTTGCAGATATCGATGAAGAAGCCCGGCGCCGTGGCCAGATAGCAGACCGTGACCGGGGCGCGGTCCTCGCCCAGCGCGGCGGCCAGCGCGTCGAACTGCTCGGGTTTGCGGGCGTCCACCTGCTGATAAACGATGCGCTCGGCAAACGAGGCCCAGGCGTCGTCGGAGACGGGTGCGCCGGAATACAGGCGCATGGTCGGGCGCGTTTCGCGCTCCAGCAGGGCGAGGTAGCCGGCTGTCTCCAGCGGCTGCGTGCCGATGGCGAAGATCCGCCCGCGCGGGTGCAGTTCGCCGCCCTGATGCGCATCGAACAAGGCCGGAATCAGCTTGCGGCGGGCAAGATCGCCCGTACCGCCGAACAACACCATGTCGAATGCGGGCACCGACATCGTCATCTCCTGTGTGT
Above is a genomic segment from Ralstonia pickettii containing:
- the zwf gene encoding glucose-6-phosphate dehydrogenase yields the protein MSVPAFDMVLFGGTGDLARRKLIPALFDAHQGGELHPRGRIFAIGTQPLETAGYLALLERETRPTMRLYSGAPVSDDAWASFAERIVYQQVDARKPEQFDALAAALGEDRAPVTVCYLATAPGFFIDICKQLARVGLNTPNVRLVLEKPLGTDLASNERINSAVAEFFAEDQIYRIDHYLGKESVQNLMAIRFGNALFEPLWRREWIKDVQITIAEQLGVEKRGDFYDGVGALRDMVQNHLLQLLCIVAMEPPSSLSQDAIRDEKLKILKALKPIPLQEVPEKTVRGQYQEGAIAGQPVQGYLHEQGIPPDSRTETFVAIKAEIANWRWAGVPFYLRTGKRMPQRLAEIVVRFHDVPHALFPKPLIQFPENRLVIRLQPEESIRLQFLTKTPGAALGLQPSTLDLDFTNHGGVRHAGAYERLLMDAVNGKLGLFVRRDEQAEAWRWVEPIIEAWNEARMPPKGYTAGSWGPAASSALLSRDNAAWHEEM